The Rhodohalobacter sp. SW132 DNA segment ATGGTATAATCATAGGCGGTGAGCATGCTGATCTTCTCACCGTTTTTCTTCATTTCAACCACGGTTTGAGTGGTCACTTTATCGGATCGCTGAGATCGTTTTTGTGTGCTCATGCCTTCTCCCGGGGAACAATCGCGGATGAAGCTTCGAGTTCACACACCACCTTATCATCCACTTTCGCTACTCCTTTCATGGTAACGAAATTTCTGCGGTGGTTTGTGAGTTCCACCTCCATGATAAGCTGATCACCCGGAACAACTGACTTCCGGAATTTAGCGCTGTTGATACCGGTGAACACCATCAGCGTTTCATCGGGATTTTCTACAAGAGCGCTGTTCATCAGCATGATGCACCCGGTTTGAGCCATCGCCTCAACCTGCAGAACGCCCGGCATAATCGGCTGACCGGGAAAGTGGCCGTTAAAAAATTCTTCGTTCGCTGTCACATTTTTCAGCGTAACGATTCGCTTCTCTTCAAGTTCAAGTACGCGAT contains these protein-coding regions:
- the fabZ gene encoding 3-hydroxyacyl-ACP dehydratase FabZ translates to MKIEEIKNYIPHRYPFLLVDRVLELEEKRIVTLKNVTANEEFFNGHFPGQPIMPGVLQVEAMAQTGCIMLMNSALVENPDETLMVFTGINSAKFRKSVVPGDQLIMEVELTNHRRNFVTMKGVAKVDDKVVCELEASSAIVPREKA